The genomic region CTTCTCCACCGCCAGCCGGTAGAGCCGGAAGTCGCCGAGCTCGAAGTAGGGCTCGGTCTCGGGGTGGCGCGCGAGGTAGCGCTCCTTCACCGGGGCGAGCTCCGCCTCGGGCACCGCGGCGACGCGTCCGAGCAGCGCGGCGCGCGCGCCGGTCTGCGGGTCGTCCCGGGCCCCGGCGTCGGCCACGAAGAGGCAGGCGCGGGGGTCGGCGAGGACGTTGCGGGTGTGCTGGGCGAGGCCGCTCATGAGGAAGAGCGGCTGGCCGTCCCCGTCGAGCGCGTAGGGGGTGAGCGAGCCGAAGGGCCAGCCCTGCTCGCGGGCGGACAGGGTCGCGAGCACGCCGGTCCGCTCCTGGGTCAAGAGGCGCAGCACCGCGCGGGCGCGCTCGGCGGGGCCGCCGGACTCGAGGGGCTCTTCGGCCATGAGGTGATCCTCCGGCCGGGGAGATAAGCGGGGGCCCGGGCGATCGCACCCGGCGCGCGCGGGGTGCCCCGGGGGAGCGAGCGGTGGAAACGAGAAGCCCCTCCCCGCCGCCAGCGGCGAGGAGGGGCTGCAAGGACCGAAGGCCTACGCCTTCTTGTGGCACTGCGTGCAGTTCTTCTCGGTCGGGCCCTTCTGCTGCTCGGCGTGACAGCTCCAGCAGAGCTTGTGGGCCGTCTCCTTCGTCAGCTCGAGCTTCTTCGGCGCGCCCTCGTGGCACTTCTTGCAGCCCTGCGTCTGGTGGGCCTTGTGGTCGAAGGTCACGTTGCCGTTCTTGGCCGGCAGCGTCACGGTGGTGGGGGGCGCGGCCAGGGCGGCGGTGGCGCCGGCGAGCAGGGCAGCGGCGAACAGGGTCTTCAGGGTGCGGGTCATCTGGTCCTCCCTCGGGCTCCGTTGCCCGGTTGGTTACCCGAGGGACGGCCCTGCCCCGAGGTTATTCAACGGCCGGCGCGACGGCCGCATCCCCCTGGAAGATCGCCCGGATCGAGGGGCGCGCCAGCACGAGGATGGTGAACACCCCGAGCACGGTGCCGAAGGGGAAGAAGCCGCACGAGAGCGCGCCCACCACCACGCAGAAGGTGTGATGCCGGCGCCGCTGCAGCGCCCTCGCCGCGAGGACGACGAGGGCGGTGAAGCCGAGCCCGCAGATGACGAGCGCCACGCCCAGGACGGCCATCGCCCAGCCGAAGAGCGGCGGCGGCAGGCCCGGCTGGCGGGGGCCCGTGGTGGCCATGTAGACGCCGAGCCCGATCCAGATGGAGGGGAAGAGCGAGAAGAGCCCGGCGATGCCGGCCAGCACGTAGTGGAAGATCGAGAGCAGCCGGAGCTGCTCGAGGTCGCGGTCCATTCACTCCTCCGCCGCGCATGGTAGCGCACGCGGGCGGCCGGCGGGCGGGCTCGCGGCGGGTTTCTCAGGCCGCCCACTCCCGGAAGGCGTCCCGGGCGCGGGCCAGGAACCCGCTCCAGGCGGGACGCCAGCCGAGCCGCTGAGACGCCTCGCCCCGGACCACCTGGTCGAGGGCGAGCGCGTCCGCCATCGGCCCCATGCCGCGCCGGGCCTCCTCGAGCGGCACCGGCCGGACGGCGCCCTCCTTGCCGGCGGCCTGCGAGGCGGCCCGCGCCAGGTCGGCGAGGGTGGGGGCCTCGCCGTCCACGCCGTGGTAGACGCCGCTGGCGCGCGACTCGAGGACCCGGAGGTAGAGCCGGGCGAGGTCCTCGCGGTGCACCAGGCTCCAGCGGTTGCGCCCCTCGCCGACGAAGGCGGCCGCGCCGTCCTTCACCGCGGTCTCGAAGAACGGCGCCAGCAGCCCGCCCTTGCCCCCGTAGACCATCCCCGGCCGGATCACCGCGGTGACGAGCCCCCCGGCGGCCGCGCCGAGCGCGAGCTGCTCGTGCGCGGGGCGCCACGCCACGGCGGCGGCGGGGTGGGTGATCGCGGTGGACTCGTCGGCCCCCTCCGGCCCGGTGTCGCCGAGCACCCAGACGCCGGAGGTGTAGACCAGCACCCGCGGCCCCTCGCCCTGGCGCGCGGCCTCGAGGAGCGCCTCGAGCGCGGCCCGGTCGGCCGGCGGTCCGAGGCCGTAGTCCATGGCGGCGTGGACGAAGCCGTCGCTCCCCCGGGCGGCGCGGGCGATCCCCGCCGGGTCGGAGAGGTCGCCGCGGATCGCCCTGGCCCCGAGCCGCGACAGCGCCGCCTCCTTCGCGGCGCTCCGTGCGAGCGAGGTGACCTCGTGCCCCGCCTCCACCAGCGCCCGGACCACCGCCGAGCCGACGTACCCCGTACCACCCGTCACGAACACGCGCATGTCGCCTGCCTCCCCGGTGCGGGTTAACGGCGCGGGCGCCCCCTGTCCAGCCGGACGTCTGGAGCGCCGTCCACCCGCGCGGGAACCCACCTTCGACGCGCCGCGGAACTAACTTTTCCCCGGGGCGGCCCGTCGGCCGCCGGGGAGGGGACATGATCCGTCGTCTCGCAATCTTCGCCGCGGCGTTCGCCGCGATCACCGCCGCCGCGCCCGCGCGCGCCGGCAGCTCGCTCACCATCGAGGGGTTCGGCGGCATCCAGAGCTTCCGCCGGCCCGCCGCGAGCCAGACCGGCGTATCCGACTTCGTCCGCGACGCGAGCGGCATGGTCGGCGGCAGCGCGCTGGCGCGGCTCGAGGGCTTCGGCCTGGGCGTCGGCGTGGACAAGACGCTCAACAGCGGCGGCCCCGAGCCGTGGGCCGGGTTCATCATGGCCGGCTTCCTGGTCGACCCGCTGCCGAGCCTCCGGCTCGAGCTGCTGGGCGAGGTGGGCCGCTGGGGCAACTCGAGCTTCGGCGACATCTTCTCGAGCGACAAGGGGCAGATGTTCCTCGGCGTGCGCCCGGGCGTGAGCTTCCGGCTCTGGCCGTCGCCCATCCGGATCGGGATCACGGGCATCGTGCGCTGGCCGACCTCGGGCGGCGAGTTCGGGAACCCCGACTACGGCGCGGTCGGCCGCGTCGGCTTCGAGCTCGGCTAGCCGCTGGCGCGAGGAGGGCTCCCGTGGTCTCATGGCCGCATGGAGCTCTCCTCGCAGGCGGCGCAGGCGCTCGACGTGGTGCGCCGGACCGGCGCCGAGCTGACGTACGAGGTCACGGAGATCTGCCACTCGAAGCGGTGGCGGCTCTCGGTGCGCTGGGTGGCCGGCTCCGGCGAGCGGCAGCGGCTCGGCCTCCTCTACTCCGAGGACCGGGCCGGGCTCGAGGCGCTGCGCGAGCGGCTGGCGCAGGCCTGACTCACCCGCGCGCGAGCCGCGGGGCGAGGAAGGCGAGCGAGCGATCGTAGCGGTAGCTCGTGCCGCGGTGCCCGTCGTCGAACTCCTCGTGGACCACCGCGACGCCGCCCTGGCGGAGCGTCTCGACGAGCTGCCGCGCGCCCCAGCGGAGCTGGTACTCGTCGCGCCGCCCGCAGTCCACGAACACGCTCCCGAGCCGGCGGAAGGCCTCGAGCGACCGCGGCGCGAACCGGACCGGGTCGTGCGCGAGCCAGCGCTCCCA from Anaeromyxobacter paludicola harbors:
- a CDS encoding cytochrome c3 family protein translates to MTRTLKTLFAAALLAGATAALAAPPTTVTLPAKNGNVTFDHKAHQTQGCKKCHEGAPKKLELTKETAHKLCWSCHAEQQKGPTEKNCTQCHKKA
- a CDS encoding HugZ family pyridoxamine 5'-phosphate oxidase, whose product is MAEEPLESGGPAERARAVLRLLTQERTGVLATLSAREQGWPFGSLTPYALDGDGQPLFLMSGLAQHTRNVLADPRACLFVADAGARDDPQTGARAALLGRVAAVPEAELAPVKERYLARHPETEPYFELGDFRLYRLAVEKAHYVGGFAQAGWVSGGEYRGAR
- a CDS encoding NAD-dependent epimerase/dehydratase family protein codes for the protein MRVFVTGGTGYVGSAVVRALVEAGHEVTSLARSAAKEAALSRLGARAIRGDLSDPAGIARAARGSDGFVHAAMDYGLGPPADRAALEALLEAARQGEGPRVLVYTSGVWVLGDTGPEGADESTAITHPAAAVAWRPAHEQLALGAAAGGLVTAVIRPGMVYGGKGGLLAPFFETAVKDGAAAFVGEGRNRWSLVHREDLARLYLRVLESRASGVYHGVDGEAPTLADLARAASQAAGKEGAVRPVPLEEARRGMGPMADALALDQVVRGEASQRLGWRPAWSGFLARARDAFREWAA